CACAAACTGCGTGTGCAGCCCCAACTCCAGCACGTTAATCAGCTTGCATTCCAGCACCAGCGGAAACTCCTTCACATACGGCGCGTCCACCAGCGTGCTCTTGACCGGCGTCAGCTTGGTCGCCGCAAACTTGTTGGTGTTCCGCCCCGTCACCAGTCCGAAATAATCCACCTGCTGAACATACTTCTCGGAAGGAACGCCGAGCGTGAAAGCTCCGCGCTCCAGGATATTCGCATGGGAGTAAGTCACCTTGCGCAGCGAAACCGCCACGCACGGCGGCTGCGAACAACAGATGCCACTCCACGAAGCCG
Above is a window of Candidatus Paceibacterota bacterium DNA encoding:
- a CDS encoding flavin reductase family protein encodes the protein MNKSLGAKTLIYPAPVLVVGTYDKAGKPNVMTASWSGICCSQPPCVAVSLRKVTYSHANILERGAFTLGVPSEKYVQQVDYFGLVTGRNTNKFAATKLTPVKSTLVDAPYVKEFPLVLECKLINVLELGLHTQFVGEVIDAKADESIIGAGGAVDIKKLKPLVFTPDTQDYFNIGKLVGKVFSAGKGI